Proteins from a genomic interval of Leptospiraceae bacterium:
- a CDS encoding CHAT domain-containing protein, protein MRKFLFLIFIAAILIYPQTEEQKKHPKYPEFMKQYSAYVAANKKGDYNTALKAAETALQLGIEIAGENDPLTATLHSNLGAIFSKKAEYDKAIEYNQKSLTIKIKTLGENHPSVAISYNNLGSIYDAKGEYDKAIEYYQKDLAISIKSLDENHPNVATSYNNLGEAYRIKGEYDKAIEYNQKSLTIKIKTLGENHPSVAISYNNLGLSFSNKGEYDKAIEYNQKSLTIRLKSLGENHPSVATSYNNLGLSFSNKGEYDKAIEYYQKSLTIQLQSLGENHPSVSTSYNNLGLSFSNKGEYDKAIEYNQKSITIKIKTLGENHPSVATSYNNLGSIYDNKGEYDKAIEYYQKSITIKIKTLGENHPSVATSYNNLGSIYDDKREYDKAIEYYQKSITIHAKVPGDKFGYISAYENLAYLYEKKKDIPNQIKTLEKAADLILDFRLELGKDKDFFTQENKPIFDKLYKLYIDSNQLEKAFQITEKMRGLSILENSNLKFALHESGVKEEDRKKIIETQENLEGLYSTRAAILRNLSQKNDPTEEKKADSLWKQITKLQEEENSLEKKIAGENPRFRELRKIVVPTLSEFQRKFGEEKKTFIEYRLVKDNAGKDSLSAFVINGSGNKNLKLGENLDLESKVFNLRKIISADPDERSFVTVKRKSGKEYVFANTDECADLKDSESKLNELTQKKTGKKNENQDEFNCTVIRKLDEDTSTALMEELLKELHSILIQPILDSGMVANYTVVISPDAELFTVPYSALKNKEGKYFSEEYQFSLIPSAVIWDKLKRTEKRNYKSEFFGMGNPVYAAKHKDTAAEYNAKNDSAPKEKRGLPDLKKKLSRAVDTKNSFEDIEKNMPNLPGSIGELEIINKIVNETNQLSEEHFYQGIRANKDLLFDKFETKKQNRDYRIAHFSVHGLFFGDAPELNSLALTTRNNALEHRKDTLESYEKQNGELKQDGFLKLGETIDLGLKCELVVMSACETSLGTQKAGEGLVGLPQAFLMGGAKNVMATLWSVDDAGTLKFMKVFYTKVFDLANKDIPIPVLLKQTQKELSDKTNNKYYHDPFYWSAFVVYGR, encoded by the coding sequence ATGAGGAAATTTCTATTCCTAATTTTCATAGCGGCTATTTTGATTTATCCACAAACGGAAGAGCAAAAAAAACATCCGAAATATCCTGAATTTATGAAGCAATACAGTGCCTACGTAGCTGCCAATAAAAAAGGAGACTACAACACTGCTCTGAAAGCTGCGGAAACAGCTTTACAATTAGGGATAGAAATAGCAGGAGAAAATGATCCTTTGACTGCCACACTTCATAGCAATCTTGGAGCCATTTTTAGTAAAAAAGCAGAATATGATAAAGCTATTGAGTATAATCAGAAATCTCTTACAATAAAGATAAAAACTCTGGGAGAAAACCATCCTTCTGTTGCTATATCCTATAACAATCTTGGAAGTATATATGACGCTAAAGGAGAATACGATAAAGCTATTGAGTATTATCAAAAAGATTTAGCAATAAGTATAAAATCTCTGGACGAAAATCATCCTAATGTTGCTACTTCTTATAACAATCTTGGAGAAGCTTACAGAATAAAAGGAGAATATGATAAAGCTATTGAGTATAATCAGAAATCTCTTACAATAAAGATAAAAACTCTGGGAGAAAACCATCCTTCTGTTGCTATATCCTATAACAATCTTGGACTTTCTTTTAGTAATAAAGGAGAATACGACAAAGCTATTGAGTATAACCAAAAGTCCCTTACTATACGATTAAAATCTCTCGGAGAAAATCATCCTTCTGTTGCTACATCCTATAACAATCTTGGACTTTCTTTTAGTAATAAAGGAGAATACGACAAAGCTATTGAGTATTATCAAAAGTCCCTTACTATACAATTACAATCTCTCGGAGAAAATCATCCTTCTGTTTCTACATCCTATAACAATCTTGGACTTTCTTTTAGTAATAAAGGAGAATATGATAAAGCTATTGAGTATAATCAGAAATCTATTACAATAAAGATAAAAACTCTCGGAGAAAATCATCCTAGTGTTGCTACTTCCTATAACAATCTTGGAAGTATATATGACAATAAAGGAGAATACGACAAAGCTATTGAGTATTATCAAAAATCTATTACAATAAAGATAAAAACTCTCGGAGAAAATCATCCTAGTGTTGCTACTTCCTATAACAATCTTGGAAGTATATATGACGATAAAAGAGAATACGACAAAGCTATTGAGTATTATCAAAAATCTATTACTATTCATGCGAAGGTACCAGGCGATAAATTTGGCTATATATCGGCTTATGAAAACTTAGCTTATTTATATGAGAAAAAAAAGGATATCCCAAATCAAATAAAGACCTTAGAAAAAGCAGCAGATTTAATTTTGGACTTTCGTCTTGAACTTGGGAAAGACAAAGATTTTTTTACGCAAGAAAATAAACCAATTTTTGATAAACTGTATAAACTATATATAGATTCCAACCAATTAGAAAAAGCATTTCAAATTACAGAAAAAATGAGAGGGCTTTCGATTCTAGAAAATTCCAACCTGAAATTTGCATTGCATGAATCAGGAGTCAAAGAGGAAGATAGAAAAAAAATCATAGAGACACAAGAAAACTTAGAAGGACTTTACTCGACACGAGCAGCTATCCTAAGAAACCTTTCGCAAAAAAATGATCCAACCGAAGAAAAGAAAGCAGATTCTCTCTGGAAACAAATCACTAAGTTACAGGAAGAAGAAAACTCTTTAGAAAAAAAAATCGCAGGAGAGAACCCAAGGTTTAGAGAATTACGAAAAATTGTAGTTCCGACTTTATCTGAATTTCAAAGAAAATTTGGAGAAGAAAAAAAGACCTTCATAGAATATCGATTGGTAAAGGACAATGCAGGCAAAGACTCCTTATCCGCATTTGTAATCAATGGGAGTGGAAATAAAAATTTAAAACTAGGTGAGAACTTAGATTTAGAATCCAAAGTATTTAATCTTAGAAAAATCATCTCCGCCGATCCAGACGAGAGAAGTTTTGTCACTGTAAAACGTAAATCAGGAAAGGAATATGTATTTGCTAATACAGACGAATGTGCTGATTTAAAAGATTCAGAATCAAAATTGAATGAACTAACTCAAAAAAAGACAGGAAAAAAGAATGAAAATCAGGATGAATTTAATTGTACTGTAATTCGTAAATTAGATGAAGATACATCCACTGCTTTAATGGAAGAACTTCTAAAGGAGCTTCACTCAATCTTAATTCAACCCATTTTGGATTCTGGTATGGTTGCAAATTACACAGTGGTAATTTCACCGGATGCTGAATTATTTACTGTTCCCTATTCTGCCTTAAAAAATAAAGAAGGAAAGTATTTTTCGGAGGAATATCAATTTTCTTTGATTCCATCTGCTGTGATTTGGGATAAATTAAAAAGAACCGAGAAACGAAATTATAAATCAGAATTTTTTGGAATGGGTAATCCAGTATATGCCGCAAAACATAAAGATACTGCTGCAGAATATAATGCTAAAAATGATTCTGCTCCAAAAGAAAAACGAGGACTACCCGATTTAAAGAAAAAACTTTCTCGTGCTGTAGATACAAAAAATAGTTTTGAGGATATAGAAAAAAATATGCCCAATCTTCCAGGGAGCATTGGCGAATTAGAAATAATAAATAAAATTGTTAACGAAACAAACCAACTTTCTGAGGAACATTTTTATCAGGGAATAAGGGCTAATAAAGATTTGCTCTTTGATAAGTTTGAAACAAAAAAACAAAATAGAGATTATCGAATAGCCCATTTTTCTGTACATGGTCTCTTCTTTGGAGATGCACCTGAATTAAACTCATTAGCGCTTACGACTAGGAATAATGCGCTCGAACACCGTAAAGATACTTTAGAGTCTTATGAAAAACAGAATGGGGAATTAAAACAGGACGGATTTTTAAAGTTAGGCGAAACAATAGATTTAGGTTTAAAATGTGAACTTGTTGTAATGAGTGCCTGTGAAACATCTCTCGGAACCCAAAAAGCAGGCGAAGGATTAGTTGGACTACCGCAGGCATTTTTAATGGGTGGGGCTAAGAACGTTATGGCTACACTTTGGTCTGTAGACGACGCAGGAACACTTAAATTCATGAAAGTATTTTACACCAAAGTATTCGATCTGGCTAACAAGGATATTCCAATTCCAGTTCTATTAAAACAAACCCAAAAAGAACTTTCGGATAAAACTAATAATAAGTATTACCACGATCCGTTCTATTGGTCTGCCTTTGTGGTTTATGGAAGGTAG
- a CDS encoding tetratricopeptide repeat protein, giving the protein MIKFITLIFITAISIYPQTEAQKKHPKFPILMNHYNAYVNANQKGNFDLALEEANTALNLSKEILGEESSITGSIYENIGNIYVSKKDPTKAIEYHEKALETRKKVLGENHPLVSNSYNNIGGNFEAKADYAKAIENYQKSLSIKKSLNENDPSVADSYAILGNAYFLKKEFDTSLDYFEKSLSFFLKTLPESHPKIIYLYSQIGLLFYTKGEFKKSIDYYNKIFSIQSKELGEEHPNLTLTYFRLALNFFSIGDYDKTIYYHEKIVLIETKTIGPEKIQLVNSYTTLGVSYIAKGKYDKGIEYLNNALKIRLKEIDDKHEDLIYSYSNLAIAYQFKGEYDKSIELNNKSLEILIANNKKENPKAAQIYEGLANSYFAKKDYVTAREYTEKSIVITTKFFTSNHPNIINLYQILGSIYSERNEYNTAIEYFKKSLELTINFRGKNHESTGLSYLGISRIFKRKKEFGRASFYTKKAINIFSQISTNKRSLIQAYYQLSEIQSLQKRPHLQISTLEKAAELVLQSRLELGNDKDFFTQENTYIFDKLYKLYIDSNKIEKAFQVTEKMRGLSILESFNIKFALKEANVNEADRIKFLEIEEKLEGLYSKRSATLKGIAQDANPDPAKENYAEDLWNEITKLQREEKTLEEKISKENPKFKELRKIEIPNLIDLQKKFGEEKKTFIEYRFVKDKYGNESLSTFVINGNESKLVKLGENLDLERKIFNLRTIISTDPSERELNQVKRKSGKEYIFRSKKDCKSLLEIEKQTAALQKNQTENEVYDELFCDEIKKLNNDEINKLMNTLSGEIFSILFQPILESNLILYDSIVISPDASLFTIPYASLKDKNNKYLSDRFQVSLIPSAVIWDKLKRDEKINYKNELFAIGNSIYEEGHKDSTAEYRSLISIEEKSNTEKEKVTRSVGITSGFDEIEEGMVNLEGSIAELETINKIVYKQNNFPEEHIFQGVMANKDILFNKFETKKQNSDYRIAHFSVHGLFFGETPELNSLALTSRKNALNYRKDALETYEKKYGKIKQDGFLKLGETIDLGLKCELVVMSACETSLGTQKAGEGLVGLPQGFLMGGANYVLATLWSVDDAGTQKFMRVFYTKVFDPANKNIPIPVLLKQTQRELSDKTINKYYHDPFYWSAFVVYGR; this is encoded by the coding sequence ATGATTAAATTTATAACCTTAATTTTCATAACGGCTATTTCTATTTATCCACAGACGGAGGCACAGAAAAAGCATCCTAAATTTCCTATATTAATGAACCATTATAATGCTTACGTGAACGCAAACCAGAAGGGAAATTTCGATCTTGCGTTGGAAGAAGCAAATACTGCACTCAATCTTTCTAAAGAAATTTTAGGTGAGGAATCCTCCATTACCGGTAGCATATACGAAAATATAGGGAATATTTATGTTTCAAAAAAAGACCCGACAAAAGCAATTGAATACCACGAAAAAGCATTGGAAACAAGAAAAAAGGTTCTAGGAGAAAATCATCCCCTTGTATCCAATTCTTATAATAATATTGGAGGAAACTTTGAGGCTAAGGCTGATTATGCAAAAGCAATCGAAAATTACCAAAAATCACTCTCCATAAAAAAATCATTGAATGAAAATGATCCTAGTGTAGCAGATTCCTACGCAATTTTAGGAAATGCCTATTTTCTTAAGAAAGAATTTGATACAAGTCTCGATTACTTTGAAAAGTCACTTTCATTTTTTTTGAAAACTTTACCTGAAAGCCATCCAAAAATAATTTACCTGTATTCTCAAATTGGTTTGTTATTTTATACAAAAGGAGAATTCAAAAAATCTATAGATTATTACAATAAAATATTTTCGATTCAAAGTAAGGAATTGGGCGAAGAACACCCGAATTTAACTTTGACATACTTTCGATTAGCCTTAAATTTTTTCTCAATTGGGGACTACGATAAAACAATTTATTACCATGAAAAAATAGTTTTAATAGAAACCAAAACGATAGGACCAGAAAAAATCCAATTAGTAAACTCTTATACGACACTTGGCGTTTCTTATATTGCGAAAGGGAAATACGATAAGGGAATTGAATATTTAAATAACGCATTAAAAATTCGTTTGAAGGAAATAGATGACAAACATGAAGATTTAATTTACAGTTACTCCAATTTGGCAATTGCTTATCAATTTAAAGGGGAGTATGATAAATCCATTGAACTTAACAATAAATCTTTAGAAATACTTATAGCAAATAATAAAAAAGAAAATCCAAAAGCCGCACAAATTTACGAAGGACTTGCAAATTCCTATTTTGCAAAAAAAGATTACGTTACAGCACGGGAATATACTGAAAAATCCATTGTTATCACAACAAAATTTTTTACTTCGAATCATCCGAATATAATAAACTTATACCAAATTCTTGGAAGTATTTATAGCGAGAGGAATGAATACAATACTGCAATTGAGTATTTTAAAAAGTCACTTGAACTGACAATAAATTTCCGAGGAAAAAATCACGAATCGACTGGACTAAGTTATCTTGGGATTTCCAGAATCTTTAAGAGGAAAAAGGAATTCGGTAGAGCAAGTTTTTATACAAAAAAAGCAATTAACATTTTTTCACAGATATCTACGAATAAACGAAGTCTTATCCAAGCTTACTATCAGTTAAGCGAAATCCAGAGTTTGCAAAAAAGACCTCATCTACAAATTTCTACTTTAGAAAAAGCTGCAGAATTAGTGTTACAATCCAGATTGGAATTAGGAAATGACAAAGATTTTTTTACACAAGAAAATACATACATCTTTGATAAGTTATACAAACTCTACATTGACTCAAATAAAATAGAGAAAGCATTTCAAGTCACTGAAAAAATGCGAGGACTTTCGATCTTAGAAAGTTTTAATATAAAATTTGCATTAAAAGAAGCCAATGTAAACGAAGCGGATAGAATAAAATTTCTTGAAATAGAAGAAAAACTAGAAGGTTTATACTCTAAGAGAAGTGCAACATTAAAAGGAATTGCTCAGGATGCAAATCCAGATCCTGCAAAAGAAAATTATGCAGAGGATCTTTGGAACGAAATCACCAAATTACAAAGAGAAGAAAAAACTTTAGAAGAAAAAATTTCTAAGGAGAATCCAAAATTCAAAGAACTTAGAAAAATTGAAATTCCTAACCTAATAGATTTACAAAAAAAGTTTGGAGAAGAAAAAAAGACCTTTATTGAATATCGGTTTGTAAAAGACAAATACGGCAATGAGTCATTATCCACATTTGTAATAAACGGCAATGAATCTAAACTAGTCAAACTTGGAGAAAATTTAGATTTAGAAAGAAAAATATTCAATCTCCGAACTATCATATCAACTGATCCAAGTGAAAGAGAATTAAATCAAGTAAAAAGAAAATCAGGAAAAGAATACATTTTTCGTAGTAAAAAGGATTGTAAATCCCTATTAGAAATTGAAAAACAAACAGCTGCATTACAAAAAAATCAAACAGAAAATGAAGTATACGATGAATTATTTTGTGATGAAATTAAAAAATTAAATAACGACGAAATAAATAAATTGATGAATACATTGTCGGGAGAAATATTTTCTATTCTTTTTCAGCCTATTCTGGAATCTAATTTAATTTTATATGATTCGATTGTAATTTCACCTGACGCATCTTTATTCACAATTCCGTATGCATCTTTAAAAGATAAAAACAACAAATACCTTTCTGACAGATTCCAAGTATCCCTTATCCCCTCCGCAGTAATTTGGGACAAATTAAAACGGGATGAAAAAATAAATTATAAAAATGAATTGTTCGCAATAGGAAATTCAATCTATGAAGAAGGTCACAAAGATTCTACAGCAGAATATAGATCGCTAATTTCAATAGAAGAAAAATCCAATACCGAAAAGGAAAAAGTAACTAGATCAGTAGGTATCACTTCCGGTTTTGACGAAATAGAAGAAGGTATGGTAAATCTAGAAGGTAGTATCGCTGAATTAGAAACAATAAATAAAATCGTATACAAACAAAATAATTTTCCAGAGGAACATATTTTCCAAGGAGTTATGGCTAACAAGGATATACTGTTCAATAAATTTGAAACAAAAAAGCAAAACTCTGATTATAGAATTGCCCATTTCTCTGTACATGGACTTTTTTTTGGAGAAACACCTGAATTAAATTCACTTGCACTTACGAGCCGTAAAAATGCATTAAACTATAGAAAAGATGCTCTTGAGACTTATGAAAAAAAATACGGAAAAATCAAACAGGACGGCTTTTTAAAGTTAGGCGAAACAATCGATTTAGGATTAAAATGCGAGCTTGTGGTAATGAGTGCCTGCGAAACTTCACTTGGAACGCAAAAAGCAGGAGAAGGACTTGTTGGACTACCGCAAGGGTTTCTCATGGGAGGGGCTAATTATGTTTTAGCGACACTCTGGTCTGTAGACGATGCAGGAACCCAAAAATTCATGAGAGTATTTTACACCAAGGTATTTGATCCGGCTAACAAAAATATTCCAATTCCA